From Humisphaera borealis, the proteins below share one genomic window:
- a CDS encoding 4Fe-4S binding protein codes for MPQLKVIQPSEPPTRAGPPAGSPSSRAAVGSRWKPWATRLYRLAVIVAIVWLVHDLRSAVQRRNGIPIKVEEVRPFLNAAASLERDDSPRSGQYVLDAAGSRVGYALRTSPVTDKITGYVGPTDTLVVLDPQWKVVGLRIRSSQDTKEHVGDVANDEYFMTYWNGKSWDEVAKISPKEMRVEGTSGASLTSLAIAEGLHLRFKKASAEMSTAPQVPSLSWDNATPASVWQTGTAAIASIHWRWDDLGLVLVILVSLAFAFTPLKSVPWARRVFQVVLIGYFGLMNGQILAQSLLSGWMASAIPWRVAPGLILLAAAALVIPWATRRQVYCSHICPHGAAQELAGRLSKTKLHLPKSLDRSLRWLPALLIVAVLFVTMLGLPFELAGIEPFDAYLIKTAGVATIAVAIAGLIAAVFVPMAYCKYGCPTGMVLNFVRSHGKADHFGRRDLAAGLMVLFVVGVYIKHDQIDLAIRGEPPVFKQPSTNIKGMEKT; via the coding sequence ATGCCGCAACTGAAGGTGATCCAGCCAAGCGAGCCGCCAACCCGGGCCGGTCCGCCGGCCGGATCACCTTCTTCGCGCGCAGCGGTCGGATCCCGATGGAAGCCCTGGGCGACCCGCCTGTATCGCCTGGCGGTGATCGTCGCGATCGTCTGGCTGGTACACGATCTGCGATCTGCCGTGCAACGACGCAACGGCATACCCATCAAGGTCGAAGAGGTCCGGCCGTTTCTCAATGCCGCCGCGAGTCTCGAACGCGACGACTCTCCCCGAAGCGGGCAGTACGTGCTCGATGCGGCGGGAAGCCGCGTCGGCTACGCACTTCGCACCAGTCCGGTGACCGACAAGATCACCGGCTACGTCGGCCCGACCGATACGCTCGTCGTTCTCGACCCCCAATGGAAAGTCGTCGGCCTGCGAATCCGCAGCAGCCAGGACACGAAGGAACACGTCGGCGATGTCGCCAACGACGAGTACTTCATGACCTACTGGAACGGCAAATCCTGGGACGAGGTCGCGAAGATCTCGCCGAAGGAAATGCGCGTCGAGGGGACGTCAGGCGCATCGCTGACCAGCCTGGCGATCGCCGAAGGGCTGCACCTGCGGTTCAAGAAGGCATCGGCCGAGATGAGCACGGCGCCGCAAGTTCCTTCCTTGTCGTGGGACAACGCGACACCTGCATCCGTCTGGCAGACTGGGACGGCGGCGATCGCGTCGATTCACTGGCGTTGGGATGACCTGGGGCTGGTGCTTGTCATCCTCGTGTCGCTCGCGTTCGCGTTCACGCCCCTGAAGAGCGTGCCCTGGGCGCGGCGGGTCTTCCAAGTCGTGTTGATCGGCTATTTCGGATTGATGAACGGGCAGATCCTGGCCCAGTCGCTGCTGTCGGGGTGGATGGCGTCGGCGATTCCCTGGCGGGTGGCGCCGGGGCTGATACTGCTCGCCGCGGCGGCGCTGGTCATTCCCTGGGCGACCCGCCGACAGGTCTACTGTTCGCACATCTGTCCCCACGGAGCGGCGCAGGAGCTTGCCGGTCGGCTTTCGAAGACAAAGCTGCACCTTCCGAAGAGCCTGGACCGCAGTCTCCGCTGGCTCCCGGCACTGCTGATCGTGGCCGTGCTCTTCGTCACCATGCTCGGCCTGCCGTTCGAGCTGGCGGGAATCGAACCCTTTGACGCCTACCTGATCAAGACCGCCGGCGTCGCGACGATTGCCGTCGCGATTGCCGGCCTGATCGCGGCGGTGTTCGTGCCGATGGCCTACTGCAAGTACGGGTGCCCGACGGGAATGGTCCTGAACTTCGTCCGCTCACACGGCAAGGCCGATCACTTCGGTCGGCGCGACCTGGCGGCGGGGCTGATGGTGCTGTTCGTCGTCGGCGTCTACATCAAGCACGACCAGATCGATCTTGCAATCCGCGGCGAGCCGCCGGTCTTCAAGCAGCCTTCGACCAACATCAAGGGGATGGAAAAGACATAG
- a CDS encoding DUF488 domain-containing protein has product MATQPIHTRRWNDPPAAADEGTRILVTRYRPRGVAKADETWDEWDPALGPSKELHAAAYGKGMLAIPWETYRTLYLREMRLQKDRIAALAKRVAAGETLTLICSSACDRESRCHRSLLRELIEKALTPPDPTD; this is encoded by the coding sequence ATGGCAACGCAACCCATCCATACGCGCCGCTGGAACGATCCGCCGGCCGCGGCCGACGAGGGCACACGAATCCTCGTCACCCGCTACCGCCCCCGTGGCGTCGCCAAGGCCGATGAGACATGGGATGAATGGGATCCCGCCCTGGGCCCAAGCAAGGAACTCCACGCCGCCGCCTACGGCAAGGGGATGCTGGCGATTCCCTGGGAAACCTATCGCACACTCTATCTGCGAGAAATGCGGCTCCAGAAGGACCGGATTGCGGCGCTGGCGAAACGCGTTGCGGCGGGGGAGACGCTGACGCTGATCTGCTCGTCCGCCTGCGACCGGGAAAGCCGGTGCCATCGATCGCTGCTGCGCGAGTTGATCGAGAAGGCACTGACCCCGCCCGATCCGACAGATTAG
- a CDS encoding cytochrome-c peroxidase, producing MTLRSVAILLLFGLLGAGLWAGGVFAHRQELSKREQASGPVSALDADNPLSPLPRPPLGIDRSFDELSIPPTPETVRLGRWLFFDKRLSADGTISCATCHRPANGFSEPTPVSTGSRGQKGTRKAPPILNLAWTIFPNFFWDGRAGSLEEQALGPVTNPIEMGNSHEAMIATISGIKAYAPYFSQAFGDAAISKERIARAIADYERTRLSGNSPWDRWQAGDANAVNDQVKLGHQLFFFGKAACNQCHLGQNFTDSQFHNLGVGWDEQAKTFKDEGRSVVSRRTEDRGAFKTPTLREIASRAPYMHDGSHKTLREVVDFYSKGGQPNPHLSPKMKPLNLSSSEVDALVAFMEALSGEGYQDAGPTLFPQ from the coding sequence ATGACCCTCCGTTCTGTCGCAATCCTCCTGTTGTTCGGACTGCTCGGTGCAGGCCTTTGGGCCGGCGGCGTGTTTGCCCATCGGCAGGAACTGTCGAAGCGCGAGCAGGCATCCGGGCCGGTCTCGGCACTGGATGCCGACAATCCCCTCAGCCCGTTGCCCCGGCCGCCGCTGGGAATCGACCGTTCGTTCGACGAGCTTTCGATCCCGCCGACGCCCGAAACCGTGCGACTGGGTCGCTGGCTTTTCTTCGACAAACGGCTGAGCGCTGATGGCACCATTTCCTGTGCCACCTGTCACCGACCGGCGAACGGCTTCTCGGAGCCGACACCCGTATCCACCGGATCACGCGGCCAGAAGGGAACTCGCAAAGCGCCGCCGATCCTCAACCTGGCGTGGACCATATTCCCAAACTTCTTCTGGGACGGCCGGGCCGGTTCGTTGGAAGAACAGGCGCTGGGCCCGGTGACCAACCCAATCGAGATGGGCAATTCGCACGAAGCGATGATCGCCACGATCTCGGGTATCAAGGCGTACGCCCCGTATTTCAGTCAGGCCTTCGGCGACGCCGCGATCAGCAAGGAGCGCATCGCCCGGGCGATCGCCGACTACGAGCGCACGCGGCTCAGCGGCAACAGCCCGTGGGACCGCTGGCAAGCGGGCGATGCAAACGCCGTTAATGACCAGGTGAAACTCGGCCACCAGCTTTTCTTCTTCGGGAAGGCTGCATGCAACCAGTGCCATCTCGGGCAGAACTTTACGGATTCGCAGTTCCACAACCTCGGCGTCGGCTGGGACGAACAGGCCAAGACGTTCAAAGACGAAGGCCGTTCCGTGGTCAGCAGAAGGACCGAGGATCGCGGTGCGTTCAAAACCCCGACGCTGCGCGAAATCGCCAGCCGCGCTCCATACATGCACGATGGGTCACACAAGACACTCAGGGAAGTGGTCGATTTCTACAGCAAGGGCGGCCAACCCAATCCGCACCTGAGCCCGAAAATGAAGCCGCTGAATCTCAGCAGTTCGGAAGTCGATGCACTCGTCGCGTTCATGGAGGCGCTGAGCGGCGAAGGCTATCAGGACGCCGGGCCGACGCTCTTTCCGCAGTGA
- a CDS encoding DedA family protein, with protein sequence MTTADPATTPSPDSRPLRRLVLISLAMVAVPIFPLLLLGLAFEDRVESWMTGASLSPEARFGVIVGLLAGDILLPIPSSAVTTWGGGVLGLAGATAASTLGMTLGAVLGFGLSRLLGDRFVSRRSDAGDRERTALLVGRYGPVALVVTRPLPILAEACVLVVGTTGLTWRRFLPPVLVSNILVSATYAAAGAYFRNHNAFAPAIILSGMIPLLAALVARKWLPRQVAQLRDQKESPETPPLIPPA encoded by the coding sequence GTGACCACCGCCGACCCTGCCACCACACCTTCGCCCGACAGCCGACCGTTGCGTCGGCTGGTCCTGATTTCTCTGGCGATGGTCGCGGTACCGATCTTTCCCCTGTTATTGCTCGGGCTGGCTTTTGAAGACCGGGTGGAAAGCTGGATGACCGGTGCGTCGCTCTCGCCTGAAGCCCGGTTCGGCGTGATCGTCGGACTTCTCGCCGGCGATATCCTTTTGCCGATCCCTTCCAGCGCGGTGACGACCTGGGGTGGCGGTGTGCTCGGCCTTGCCGGCGCGACCGCCGCCTCGACACTCGGGATGACGCTGGGAGCGGTGCTCGGCTTCGGGCTTTCACGCCTGCTCGGGGACCGCTTCGTCAGTCGCCGCAGCGACGCCGGCGACCGCGAACGCACCGCGCTACTCGTGGGCAGGTACGGGCCCGTGGCACTGGTGGTGACACGGCCACTGCCGATCCTCGCCGAGGCGTGCGTACTGGTGGTCGGAACCACCGGCCTGACCTGGCGGCGATTTCTACCGCCGGTGCTGGTGAGCAACATCCTGGTGTCGGCCACCTACGCGGCCGCCGGCGCGTACTTTCGAAACCACAACGCCTTTGCACCGGCGATCATCCTCTCCGGTATGATTCCCCTTCTGGCGGCGCTGGTGGCCCGCAAGTGGTTGCCACGGCAAGTTGCGCAACTGCGCGACCAGAAAGAAAGTCCTGAAACGCCGCCCCTCATTCCACCGGCCTGA
- a CDS encoding S8 family serine peptidase, with translation MNRFEFDFHPLEPRCLFSAALDLIGVNALRADPVFAGIDGSGVTVAVIDTGVDFTHPLLSAAKITEKDIVYGGTTERLTDEHGTHVAGIVGARNDNIGVATGVGLIGIQVFTESRNGGVQAYDADIEKALKWVYDNAVKYNIVAVNMSLGSGNYVSAAAANDNILYDDVKRLEGAGITVVSAAGNSYADLEKQGSASPAVFSTLDVGAVYETNEGRRAGAGGTDFTTDADRLTYFSQRPNTGNQIFAPGAYITSTVPGGKTQDLAGTSMAAPMVTGVVALMQEAAVQFGGRRLSTAEIQSIIRQTADTIVDGDDENTSVKTTGATYQRVNAYSAVRAVRNLFTGGVNTGEVDPNGTIAGAVNGPELDDSPSAAIESNIGSDGSTSVGGDDVDLYRISVTSPGELKIDVDTSTFQAVLRVFSAAGTPVDLSTAGGNSGFSRVVSLQSGTYYVGLSSAPNSVYNPNIPGSGPDGATGTYAIAFSLDTADADGVIDGATDISVGTGAQAITANIGQDPGKSVGASDVDFYRVTVPDDGTLLVDIDTNGSSYPDTYVRVFDEDGNQKSFSDDDLAEDISGQQIEFRSGLINVVDGSGAAQGHKTDSFIGGAVTKGTTYYIAVANFENRAFSPTNLDDRISTGSTGGYSLFVSFRNGDANGAIPQAVVTTSLPLVANPGEIGSDGTTAGLVSVGDRDVDFIKLNSPTAGILKIDIDSNANGGSITDPVDAVVRLFDSSGNLLALNDNGPDGADPLLYYEISADTDYYLAVSGAGNDNFDPFLLGSGGSGDTGEYSFSASVLSESVGANLSDDSASDGGVGRLFLDQALSGTLGDDSGFAKGASDVDLYHFTAPFTGEFTFTAGPDDAFGADTFLRVFNSAGTQLAKDDNGGGNTGGSEIVVNLTGGQSYLVGVSGAGPDADAYDPVTGTGAGEGDTGGYTLNVTAGERFVVFGPDNKAVYTDSDGTPVSITLTGSGSGTVFFDNSGNIDASRILLENTTDGTLVTIRGATSVGQISVAGSLKSLAGKEVNLNGDLSISGTVRVLQFANISGADVTVAGSAAALSLTAGVVTDSSITSASPIKSLKVAAWNDTAGDDVIAAPSVISASSSAGFAASINAGFVGKIKVAGRLDGDVRSTGNIDSISADTFGDVRIFAGVVSAVNDLPDAPDDFASLSAVLKSVVVRSKAGGAFGRSLIAAPVIRKAVIGDVVSVAGAPVFGLAADVAKSIKGSVNGVALKLKDLDDVTDLVDRGEFVVRLV, from the coding sequence ATGAATCGATTCGAATTCGACTTCCACCCTCTTGAGCCCCGCTGCCTGTTCTCGGCGGCGCTCGATCTGATCGGGGTGAACGCCCTCCGTGCCGATCCGGTCTTTGCCGGGATCGACGGTTCGGGCGTCACGGTCGCGGTCATCGACACCGGTGTTGACTTCACCCACCCGCTACTGTCGGCCGCCAAGATCACTGAAAAGGACATCGTCTACGGCGGGACCACCGAAAGGCTGACCGACGAGCACGGCACCCATGTCGCCGGCATCGTCGGCGCTCGCAATGACAACATCGGCGTCGCGACCGGTGTCGGCCTGATCGGCATCCAGGTGTTCACCGAGAGCCGAAACGGCGGCGTGCAGGCGTATGACGCCGACATCGAGAAGGCCCTTAAATGGGTCTACGACAACGCCGTCAAGTACAACATTGTCGCCGTGAACATGTCGCTGGGCAGCGGGAATTACGTGTCTGCGGCGGCGGCAAACGACAACATTCTTTACGACGACGTTAAACGACTGGAGGGCGCGGGCATTACCGTGGTCTCGGCGGCCGGCAACTCGTACGCCGACCTGGAAAAACAGGGATCGGCCTCCCCCGCCGTCTTCTCCACGCTCGACGTCGGCGCGGTCTACGAAACCAACGAAGGCCGCCGCGCCGGTGCCGGCGGTACCGACTTCACCACCGACGCCGACCGGCTCACCTACTTCAGCCAGCGCCCCAACACCGGCAACCAGATCTTCGCGCCCGGCGCGTACATCACCAGCACCGTTCCCGGCGGAAAAACGCAAGACCTGGCCGGTACGAGCATGGCGGCCCCGATGGTCACTGGCGTGGTCGCACTGATGCAGGAAGCCGCCGTCCAGTTCGGCGGACGCAGGCTCTCGACGGCCGAGATCCAGTCCATCATCCGCCAGACCGCCGACACGATCGTGGACGGCGACGACGAAAACACGTCCGTCAAGACGACCGGTGCGACCTACCAGCGCGTCAACGCCTACAGCGCGGTCAGGGCAGTCCGCAACCTGTTCACCGGCGGCGTCAACACCGGCGAGGTCGATCCCAACGGCACGATTGCCGGTGCGGTAAATGGCCCGGAACTGGACGACTCGCCGTCGGCGGCGATCGAAAGCAACATCGGTTCGGACGGATCGACCAGCGTCGGCGGCGACGACGTCGATCTCTACCGCATCAGCGTCACGTCGCCCGGCGAGCTGAAGATCGATGTCGATACCTCGACCTTTCAGGCGGTGCTCCGCGTCTTCAGCGCCGCCGGCACGCCTGTCGATCTCTCGACGGCCGGCGGCAACAGCGGCTTCTCCCGCGTCGTGTCGCTTCAGTCCGGCACGTATTACGTCGGCCTCAGCAGCGCCCCCAACTCGGTCTACAACCCGAACATCCCCGGCAGCGGCCCCGATGGTGCGACCGGCACTTACGCGATCGCATTCTCGCTCGACACCGCCGATGCCGATGGCGTCATCGACGGCGCGACCGACATCAGCGTCGGAACCGGTGCCCAGGCGATCACCGCCAACATCGGCCAGGACCCCGGCAAGAGCGTCGGCGCATCGGACGTGGACTTCTACCGCGTCACCGTCCCCGATGACGGCACGCTGCTTGTCGACATTGACACCAACGGCTCTTCGTATCCCGATACTTACGTCCGCGTCTTCGACGAGGACGGTAACCAGAAGTCGTTCAGCGACGACGACCTGGCCGAGGACATCAGCGGCCAGCAGATCGAGTTTCGGTCCGGCCTGATCAACGTCGTGGACGGGTCCGGTGCGGCACAGGGCCACAAGACCGACAGTTTCATCGGCGGTGCGGTCACCAAGGGGACGACGTACTACATCGCGGTTGCCAACTTCGAGAACCGGGCCTTCTCACCGACCAACCTCGACGACCGAATCTCCACCGGCAGCACCGGCGGCTACAGCCTGTTCGTCAGTTTCCGCAACGGCGATGCCAACGGCGCCATCCCGCAGGCCGTCGTCACGACTTCGCTTCCGCTCGTCGCCAATCCCGGTGAGATCGGTTCGGACGGCACGACCGCCGGCCTGGTCAGTGTCGGCGACCGCGACGTGGATTTCATCAAGCTCAATTCCCCGACCGCCGGCATCCTGAAGATCGATATCGACTCCAACGCCAACGGCGGCAGCATCACCGATCCCGTCGATGCGGTGGTGCGGCTCTTCGATTCCAGCGGGAACCTGCTCGCACTGAACGACAACGGACCCGACGGCGCAGACCCGCTGCTGTATTACGAGATCTCGGCCGACACCGACTACTACCTGGCCGTCTCGGGCGCGGGCAACGACAACTTCGACCCCTTCCTGCTCGGGTCCGGCGGGTCTGGTGACACAGGCGAGTATTCCTTCAGCGCATCGGTCCTTTCGGAATCGGTCGGGGCGAATCTCTCGGACGACTCGGCGTCGGATGGGGGCGTCGGTCGGCTGTTCCTGGACCAGGCGCTGTCCGGAACGCTGGGTGACGACAGCGGATTTGCCAAGGGTGCCAGCGACGTTGACCTGTACCATTTCACGGCCCCCTTCACCGGCGAGTTCACGTTCACCGCCGGCCCGGACGACGCCTTCGGCGCAGACACCTTCCTCCGCGTCTTTAACTCTGCCGGCACGCAGCTGGCCAAGGACGACAACGGCGGCGGGAACACCGGGGGCAGCGAGATCGTCGTGAACCTGACCGGCGGCCAGTCGTACCTGGTCGGTGTGAGCGGCGCCGGCCCCGATGCCGATGCGTACGACCCCGTCACCGGTACCGGCGCCGGCGAAGGTGATACCGGCGGCTATACGCTGAACGTGACCGCCGGCGAGCGATTCGTGGTCTTCGGCCCCGACAACAAGGCGGTCTACACCGATTCCGACGGCACGCCGGTCTCCATCACCCTGACCGGCTCCGGCAGCGGCACGGTCTTCTTCGACAACAGCGGCAACATCGACGCCAGCAGGATTCTGCTGGAAAACACCACCGACGGCACGCTCGTGACCATTCGTGGAGCCACCAGCGTGGGGCAGATCTCGGTCGCCGGTTCGCTGAAATCGCTCGCCGGCAAGGAAGTCAATCTCAACGGCGACCTGTCGATCTCCGGCACCGTACGCGTACTGCAGTTCGCCAACATCTCCGGAGCCGACGTGACGGTTGCGGGCTCAGCGGCAGCGCTGAGCCTCACCGCCGGCGTGGTGACCGACAGTTCCATCACCTCCGCTTCACCGATCAAATCGCTCAAGGTGGCTGCTTGGAACGATACCGCCGGCGACGATGTCATCGCAGCGCCGTCGGTGATCAGTGCCTCTTCGTCGGCGGGTTTCGCGGCGTCAATCAACGCCGGTTTCGTCGGGAAGATCAAGGTCGCCGGCAGGTTGGACGGCGACGTGCGATCGACGGGCAATATCGATTCGATCTCTGCGGACACATTCGGTGACGTGCGGATTTTCGCCGGGGTGGTTAGCGCCGTGAACGATCTTCCGGATGCCCCGGACGATTTCGCGTCATTGTCCGCCGTGCTGAAGTCGGTTGTTGTTCGAAGCAAGGCCGGCGGTGCCTTCGGCCGCTCTTTGATCGCCGCGCCTGTTATCAGGAAAGCGGTAATCGGCGATGTCGTATCGGTTGCCGGCGCACCGGTTTTCGGGCTCGCGGCCGATGTGGCCAAGTCGATCAAGGGGTCCGTCAATGGCGTTGCTTTGAAGCTGAAAGACCTCGACGATGTCACCGATCTGGTAGACCGGGGCGAATTTGTGGTTCGATTGGTCTGA
- the htpG gene encoding molecular chaperone HtpG, protein MTAAADLEAPQTMQFKTELKQLLDLIIHSLYTKKEIFLRELVSNAADAIDKVRFEGLTNPGILEGDTDWKIRLIPDEKAKTLTIRDNGIGMSREQIVENLGTIAKSGTKAFLQNLQKAEAKERPELIGQFGVGFYASFMVADRVTVISRPAGGGEAAKWESDGQGEFSVSPAERPEGRGTDVTLHLREDASEFLSPWKLREIVKRYSDYIEHPIVQAKVTEKDGKTETTDEVLNSRQAIWLRPKHEVKAEDYNAFYKQISHDFEDPAKTIHISAEGGAVEFRALLFIPSKKGMDFMAGPEKKSSIDLYVRRVLIQHESEEVAPPYLRFVKGVVDCADLPLNVSRETLQHNPVLAKVKSNLANRVLKTLEDMKSSDFDAYRKFFDEFGVYLKEGTATEWSTKDKERLADLLLFQSTATKAGEYTTLDKYVAAMKAEQKEIFYLVGESRQLLENSPYLEAFKARNEEVLLLTEPIDEYLIQSLSTYKDKQLKAADRGEVKDEETDDQKKQAEALKPLVGVIKEKLGDAVADVRLTRRLKESAAVLVAEEGAMSPQMERLMARMGRGGEIPPSKRVLELNPAHPVVAKLQSLHERNAGDARIESIGRLLYDQAVVAEGSKIEDPAAFARRLNELIALVTS, encoded by the coding sequence ATGACCGCAGCCGCCGACCTCGAAGCCCCGCAGACGATGCAGTTCAAGACCGAACTGAAGCAGCTTCTGGACCTGATTATTCACTCGCTTTATACGAAGAAGGAAATCTTCCTCCGGGAACTGGTGTCGAACGCCGCCGACGCGATCGACAAGGTTCGCTTCGAGGGCCTGACCAATCCGGGCATCCTGGAAGGCGACACCGACTGGAAGATCCGCCTGATTCCCGACGAGAAGGCCAAGACGCTTACCATTCGCGACAACGGCATCGGCATGTCGCGCGAGCAGATCGTCGAGAACCTTGGAACGATCGCCAAGAGCGGTACCAAGGCGTTCCTGCAGAACCTGCAGAAGGCCGAGGCAAAGGAACGCCCGGAGCTGATCGGGCAGTTCGGCGTCGGGTTTTACGCCTCGTTCATGGTCGCCGACCGAGTGACCGTTATCAGCCGGCCCGCTGGCGGTGGCGAAGCGGCTAAGTGGGAGAGCGACGGGCAAGGCGAGTTCAGCGTGTCGCCGGCCGAGCGGCCTGAGGGACGGGGGACCGATGTCACCCTGCACCTTCGCGAAGACGCTTCTGAGTTCCTATCCCCCTGGAAGCTGCGGGAGATCGTCAAGCGGTACTCCGACTACATCGAGCACCCCATCGTCCAGGCGAAGGTGACCGAGAAGGATGGCAAGACCGAGACCACCGACGAGGTTCTCAACAGTCGCCAGGCGATCTGGCTTCGGCCGAAGCACGAGGTGAAGGCCGAGGATTACAACGCGTTCTACAAGCAGATCAGCCACGACTTTGAGGACCCCGCCAAGACGATCCACATCTCGGCCGAAGGGGGTGCCGTCGAGTTCCGGGCCCTGCTGTTTATCCCAAGCAAGAAGGGGATGGACTTCATGGCCGGTCCGGAGAAAAAGAGCAGCATCGACCTTTACGTGCGGCGGGTGCTGATCCAGCACGAGTCGGAAGAAGTCGCCCCGCCGTATCTGCGGTTCGTGAAAGGGGTTGTGGATTGTGCCGACCTGCCCCTGAACGTCAGCCGGGAGACCCTGCAGCACAACCCGGTACTGGCAAAGGTCAAGAGCAATCTGGCCAACCGGGTACTGAAAACCCTCGAAGACATGAAGTCGTCGGACTTCGACGCGTACCGGAAGTTTTTCGACGAGTTCGGGGTCTACTTGAAGGAAGGGACGGCCACCGAATGGTCGACCAAAGACAAGGAACGCCTTGCCGACCTGCTTCTGTTTCAATCGACGGCGACGAAGGCCGGCGAGTACACGACGTTGGACAAGTACGTCGCGGCGATGAAAGCCGAACAGAAGGAGATCTTCTATCTCGTTGGCGAGTCGCGGCAGCTTCTGGAAAACTCGCCGTACCTTGAGGCTTTCAAGGCACGGAACGAAGAAGTTTTGTTGCTGACCGAGCCGATTGATGAATACCTGATCCAGTCGCTCAGCACCTACAAGGATAAGCAACTGAAGGCGGCCGATCGCGGCGAGGTCAAAGACGAAGAAACCGACGACCAGAAGAAGCAGGCCGAGGCGCTCAAGCCCCTGGTCGGTGTGATCAAGGAAAAGCTGGGCGACGCGGTCGCGGACGTGCGGCTGACCCGGCGACTGAAGGAGAGCGCCGCGGTGCTCGTGGCCGAAGAAGGTGCCATGTCGCCGCAGATGGAACGGCTGATGGCCCGTATGGGTCGCGGCGGCGAGATCCCGCCGAGCAAGCGGGTCCTCGAGCTGAACCCGGCCCATCCGGTGGTTGCCAAGCTGCAGTCGCTTCACGAGCGCAATGCCGGTGACGCCCGTATCGAATCGATCGGCCGGCTGCTTTACGACCAGGCCGTTGTCGCCGAAGGGTCAAAGATCGAAGACCCGGCGGCATTCGCCAGGCGGCTTAACGAGCTGATTGCGTTGGTCACCTCGTAA
- a CDS encoding DUF4394 domain-containing protein, with translation MHRIHSTAGVAVLAMLTTAGSASAAQIYALNSANQIASFDSESPGTVSAPVNLSQSGFVDIDFSPANGKLYGITAAGVVYTINPATGAAVLAASPNPSTAFNGIVINRMDFNPAADRMRIFGTGATQNFRMVPDATAITAPQTGSPGDVTADGNFTGVAGAVLVGSAYTNNFDGVPAANTTLYSIDTNADQLIIHSVGPAFNTIAAVGPLNFAVGSNVGFDIAQNGVSYLSDGNAFYSVNLATGGLTSKGTIGAGAGSVTSLAATAVPEPTVAGLALFAAAGLLARRRVARGV, from the coding sequence ATGCACCGGATTCATTCGACGGCAGGGGTTGCGGTACTGGCGATGCTGACGACGGCAGGATCGGCGTCGGCGGCGCAGATTTACGCACTTAACTCCGCAAACCAGATTGCGTCCTTCGACTCCGAAAGCCCGGGTACGGTGTCGGCACCGGTGAACCTCTCGCAAAGTGGCTTTGTCGATATCGACTTCTCGCCGGCCAACGGCAAGCTCTACGGCATCACCGCCGCCGGCGTGGTTTACACGATCAACCCGGCAACGGGTGCGGCGGTGCTCGCGGCATCGCCGAATCCTTCGACGGCTTTCAACGGCATCGTCATCAATCGGATGGACTTCAACCCCGCCGCCGACCGCATGCGCATCTTCGGCACCGGCGCGACCCAGAACTTCCGCATGGTCCCTGACGCGACGGCGATCACCGCGCCTCAGACCGGTTCGCCCGGCGACGTCACCGCCGACGGCAATTTCACCGGCGTTGCCGGCGCGGTACTTGTCGGCAGCGCTTACACGAACAACTTCGACGGCGTCCCGGCGGCCAACACCACCCTTTACAGCATCGATACCAACGCCGACCAGTTGATCATTCATTCGGTCGGCCCCGCCTTCAATACCATCGCCGCGGTCGGACCGCTGAACTTCGCCGTCGGCAGCAATGTCGGGTTCGACATTGCTCAGAACGGCGTGAGTTATCTCTCCGACGGGAACGCGTTCTATTCCGTCAATCTCGCCACCGGCGGACTGACGTCCAAGGGCACCATCGGCGCTGGAGCCGGCTCGGTCACCTCCCTCGCGGCAACGGCCGTGCCGGAACCCACCGTCGCCGGGCTGGCATTGTTCGCCGCCGCCGGCTTGCTGGCTCGACGTCGCGTCGCCCGCGGCGTCTAG